A part of Carettochelys insculpta isolate YL-2023 chromosome 1, ASM3395843v1, whole genome shotgun sequence genomic DNA contains:
- the LOC142009355 gene encoding endogenous retrovirus group K member 10 Gag polyprotein-like, which produces MGNSPSSYSSYIELLQTLLKSSGVKVKQSTFQKLFDLICKHCYWLTPSGKNALDLKQWRLIMRALRRAHQKGEIIPLPVWSLCNLVARALEPLQSGSEEGCSLPPDSLAERGARRRVPKGDEALSEESGDSSEEGQEGQPITGDEKTGNSEQQKNYTARETSSGFFPANVCVAQPEPDFPPSTPSPLPPPTKEEGPSAPPFSCYGKDELFAEPPRQTVTEPVTNLMRTVLAVGAHEGFDLSPLTLSAFPVTIQQVPPNQQFPQGAINYHHEPLTFKLLKDLKQACVQYGVNSPYTFGLVQGLSQAERLIPWDWEVLGRTVLNGAEFLQFKTWWHDEAALTARRNASQNPPVAITLEQLTGWDPHSITVPLTSNQVNQSFENNMQWQISLSNYVGEIGNHYPHAKLFAFLKRTPFILSTIVRHQPLVNAATFFTDASGPGKAGYTGPITKVWQTPYNSVQKAELAAVMQLLIDYLHPVNIVTDSQYVEFTVQQIETATIFTLF; this is translated from the coding sequence ATGGGGAATTCCCCATCTTCTTACTCCTCTTATATTGAATTGCTTCAGACGTTACTGAAAAGCTCAggagtaaaagtaaaacaaagtacaTTTCAGAAACTATTTGATCTTATTTGTAAGCATTGTTATTGGCTTACCCCAAGTGGGAAAAATGCTCTAGATTTAAAACAGTGGAGATTGATTATGAGAGCCCTGCGTCGAGCGCACCAAAAGGGGGAAATTATCCCACTCCCCGTTTGGTCTCTTTGTAATCTTGTAGCCCGTGCCTTAGAGCCGTTACAGTCTGGCTCTGAAGAGGGTTGCTCCCTCCCCCCGGACTCTTTAGCAGAAAGAGGAGCCAGACGCAGGGTTCCCAAGGGAGATGAGGCCTTATCGGAGGAGTCAGGAGATTCCAGTGAGGAGGGCCAAGAGGGTCAGCCTATTACAGGAGATGAAAAGACAGGGAACTCTGAACAACAGAAAAATTATACTGCCCGTGAAACATCATCGGGCTTTTTCCCTGCTAATGTTTGTGTGGCTCAGCCAGAGCCCGATTTCCCTCCCTCCACGCCTTCCCCGCTCCCACCACCTACTAAGGAGGAaggcccctctgcaccccccttttCTTGTTATGGAAAGGATGAGCTTTTTGCAGAACCCCCGCGACAGACCGTTACAGAGCCTGTGACTAATTTGATGAGGACGGTTCTGGCGGTCGGAGCCCATGAAGGCTTTGATTTATCCCCTCTAACCCTTTCGGCTTTTCCAGTTACAATACAACAGGTCCCTCCTAATCAGCAATTCCCCCAGGGAGCAATTAATTATCACCATGAGCCATTAACCTTTAAATTGCTCAAAGATTTAAAACAAGCGTGTGTCCAGTATGGTGTTAACTCTCCCTACACCTTTGGCTTGGTGCAGGGATTAAGCCAGGCCGAGAGATTGATCCCGTGGGATTGGGAAGTACTGGGACGCACCGTGCTGAATGGGGCGGAATTTTTACAATTTAAGACCTGGTGGCATGATGAGGCTGCTCTCACGGCCAGGCGAAATGCTAGTCAGAATCCCCCTGTAGCTATTACTTTGGAACAGCTCACAGGATGGGACCCCCATTCAATTACAGTCCCTCTCACCTCAAATCAGGTTAACCAAAGCTTTGAGAACAATATGCAATGGCAAATTAGCCTATCTAATTATGTGGGAGAAATTGGTAATCATTATCCTCACGCCAAGCTGTTTGCCTTTCTTAAAAGGACCCCGTTTATTTTATCTACCATAGTCAGGCACCAACCCCTTGTTAATGCTGCAACATTTTTTACTGATGCTAGTGGGCCTGGCAAGGCCGGTTATACCGGCCCAATTACCAAGGTGTGGCAGACCCCTTATAATTCCGTACAAAAGGCTGAACTTGCTGCTGTTATGCAGCTGCTTATTGATTATTTACACCCTGTTAATATAGTCACTGATTCCCAATATGTTGAATTTACTGTCCAACAGATAGAAACAGCTACTATTTTTACCTTGTTCTGA